The Polyodon spathula isolate WHYD16114869_AA chromosome 37, ASM1765450v1, whole genome shotgun sequence genome includes the window CAAATAACATTTTTAGGTGTATTTATATGTCTGTAGATCATTTAATTCACTAGAAGTAATATTTACACTGCGATAGAATTGCAATGGGGCTATagtgttaaataataatgtttgttgtTGTCGATGTCAGTTATTGTACTcttgaaaatactgtacaaacagacactgacaaataaacatgaagaaaaaacacCACTGATAAAGCAGTTGTGTTTTAAACAGATAGATATTTACCTTTCACAAAAAGTAATATTTTGTTCACAATCTGGTCTTTCGCAGCTCTGTAAAAATGTACATGACAGCTATACTCTCCTTCATCGTACGCGCTGACATTACGGATGGTGAGGATTTCGTAGCTGTGATTTTCACTCTGGAAAATAGATATTCTGCTGTTTTCTTCGAGGGGCTCTTCTTTGAAAGATCTCTTCTCCTGGTGTGCTGATTTCATGTACCAGTGGTATACAAACACCGGCAATCCAGTCTGGTTCTTCAGAGCGCAAGTAATGTTCACAGTCTGTCCTGGAGCGACTGTAAGAGACTCCGGGTACTGAAGAAATTGTACCGCGATACACACTGGAgcatctgttaataataataataataataataataataataataataataaaaatacaagacGAATATATTGATTTTCAATATTTTCTGATAAacaaaccaataataaaaaaaaaactaaatattgtattaattcaaaGAAATATTTAGAATAACAAGAGCCTACAACTagaaatatgaaataataatactaataataaaatgaatcgATATCGATGTTATTTTGATGATTAATAACAAAACATGACCATGACATTGATTTCTGTGATTATATATGAATAAGGTTTATGCTGAACATTAATATAAGTGCGCTGTGCTGGTTTAAAATCTGCAGATAAGAAAAGGGTCAATTTGATGCACGTTTATAAATGAACACTAATGATGTGTGATCAACGGGTTTGGTCATAATAAACCATTactaataaaatgcaaaatgcgTATGCCGTAAATGCGTATTAATAGAATCTGAAACAAAAGTCTATTCAtgatttataaattattaatcctggtttaatgttatttaagtagctacattaataaacaatacagttaTGAATTAagttattgtctttttttaaggcaatcattatatatatatatatatatatatatatatatatatatatatatatatatatatatatattctatattctagGCTAGTCAGTTATCGATAAACCAGCTTCAGGATCAGAGTATAAATTGTAAACGCATACTGAAAGTGTCATTAAGCTTGTTATAAGATGTCACAAAGCTGTCCACTAATAATAtatcttttaaattgcattgtaaaggacagaaatacctaattaatattaatcaacaattttaaaacattttgcaaatcCTAAAGGTCATTTTATAAAGCAAATgctgaattatataaaaaaaaaaagtttgtctactTTATCATAGAGTAGTGTGTAAATTTATTCGAACAACCTGTTGCTTCTGGAGTTTATCAGACTCTTTTCTTGACAAAGTAGCAATTGTACAAAAGCAAGTCTGTGGATGCAACTtcaagaaaaattgaaaaattgaatcAAATTACACAGACGGTTTTGAGAAAGCACACAGGCACAATGCCAAGAAGATGCCAAGCTGTTACTGATGTCAAAAAGGCCCATACCAAATATTAACATTAAACAACTTTTCGGACattgctgtgtttttagtttttaactcaCTTCGTGTAAGATGTGCTTGCAATAATGAGTAATTTCGTGTGAAAAGCtcaataaatgacaaatcttgaggtgttcaaatacattttacactacTGTATAGATATATAATGCACGCAATAGAAACACAACATAAAGGCTATGTATctgcataacacacacacacgatactcACTTAGCCAGATGAACATGAAAAATAAGGTTTCCGCTTTGTAGCGTTCCATTGCTGTGAACCAAGGGTTGCACTATTTTCGTTGTAAACTAAAATTAGAATCTCCTCTGAGTCGTATAAAAAAAGCCTTTAGCCACTGTTTAATGAATTAGGGTGGTCTTCCGGTAAGGCGCGGCTTACATTTAGATTCatatcaaatgtgaaaataaaacgtGGTCTCATCAAACGATCTAGAACAGCGGTAGATCTAAATACCAGCGTCCGGTAACTAATCAAATACCACCTGTCTAGCGTTCACATGTTTGTACATACAAAACGAACCCTAAAAGACTTTGTAATTTCAATTTCAGATAAAAGGAACTGAcctttgtatttgtgtgtgtttcgTTTCAGCAAACAGAAGTTACGATTaggaactttttttcttttgtagattaGGTTTTAGCATCAGGCTTCGTGAAAAAGATGGATCTGAAGTTTAGAGAGTTTTTTTATGTGGTCTGTTAATTGCATTGGAGATGCTTCTCTTCCCCTGTAATTTTGTACAGCTACCTATTATCTCCTGAAAATGCTTGTGCAGCTAATTCTTCTGCAGTGCCACATTGCTGATATGGGCACAGGCTCTGAAAGGGACAGCAAACCTCCCTGGTTCTTCTAGCGTTGCCATTGTTTGACTGCAGCACTACATGAGTTGCTGGCTGGTGCCCCAGTCACCTTAGTTCCATTGGATAGTCGCCCCCCGCCCTTTGTCAGTGTGTGGATCTCCAGTGAATCTGCCCTCCGCCAGTGTGTGGATCTGCCAGTGAATCTGCCCTCTGCCAGTGTGTGGATCTGCCAGTGAATCTGCCCTCTGCCAGTGTGTGGATCTGCCAGTGAATCTGCCCTCTGTCAGTGTGTGGATCTGCCCTCTGTCAGTGTGTGGATCTGCCAGTGGATCTGCCCTCTGCCAGTGTTTGGATCTGTGAGCATGTGAGCATTCCAGGGCCTTTGACAGAACTCTGGCCTCTGCTTATGTTTCACAATCAGTCACATGACCTACTGTAAGAAACACGGGTCCTGGTACAATGTGTTAAACACAACCTGCCTGGATAGAAACACGGGTCCTGGTACAGTGTATTAAACACAACCTGCCTGGATAGAAACACAGAAACCGTTTGGACAAACCtacttaaaatacatgttttggaTTGAGGAAGAGGAAATGTCATGTAGGCTGCTGGTGCAGTCACCAGCAACAGCATTGCCACTGTCACACCTAGTCTTTAATTCAGCACCCGATTATGTGAATATCTGAATAGGTCAATGCATCAAATATCCTGGCGCTTAGACACAGTACAGGATATACcatgcatgtttttattgcagAGCAGCTGCGCAGTCTCTACAATAGCAGGGTCCAGGTCCCCGGGTCGCTCACCTCCTGCGTGTTTTCTTGTAGTATCACAAAGACCAAGAATAAAGCAGCGTTTGTAAGTTCCAATCCGCCCTGCTGAACCCTTTCCCCTTCCTGCAGTGCCAGGAGCCCCGCTCCGCCCGCCCCGCTCTGCCCTACTCCTCTGCTAAACTTGACTTGGAGGGGATCCATAACGGGACTGAATTACAGAAACAGCTGCTCTTGACACAGGCGCACTCATAACATACAAACAACGAAAATATATAATAAGTGGGCTGCGAACAAGGAAGGAAACAGTCTATAGCTTTTTTCGTTTCCAATCTCATAGAAAGGGGGATCGTATTTTTAGGTAAGTAGTTTTTTTATGCCCAGCAaacttctattttcttttttgaagtttttttttcactcccacccacacacacacacacacgcagaggtCAATTGTGTAGCAGCTGTTTATCTGTCTGGGTTGCTTGCTTTTTTCAGTACCGTTATAAACGCGACAAGGGCAATTACAAACATGTCGTGTCTTTTAAAACGTAAAGCTATATATAACACAAGCTACTATGCACTGATTATTTACTTTTATGTCAAAGTTGAAATGTTGCATGTTAATATTTTTCATGTATTAAACAATACGCATATACACgaataatcaataaataaataaataaataaataaatacatgaatagtGTTGGGAGTTAGGAGAATCATATCATTGTACCCGACGGTTGGGATGACTCCACCCTGTAAATAAAAGAGCTCTAACTTTTCCTTTCACTTGCTTCCCGTGACGTGTATGTCTATTTCCAAAAACAACCTAAATTTAAACCAGCTGTGCGTGTAACCGAGCTGTACCCCATGCTTCCCATAGAGTGATCTTTCAACTGTTCACTACGCACACTTTTCTGGTCTGAGGCGGCAGTGTGTGTCAAGTCTCTAGAAACTTAACTTTGGCTTTACCCGTGCATTGACATGAGATGCATTTTTTCCCtaaactttttttctaaaataaataaataaataaataaatagacaggcATAGTGTTTATTTAAACTTCCAATGTTGTGAACTGTGAATTACCAGAATGCGTTTGTGAACATTCTTTCCACCTCATTCTGAATTGCATTGCTAGTTTTCCACTCGTCACAAAGTTTGTactcatacattttttaaatgttttttttcaaagtcagtGAATTCATTCTATTCAGTTTGATGTTAATAAAATGACTGGGGTGTTGTGGGAATCTCTCACAACAGTCTAGAAAAGTTGagtgcatttaattatttttaaagccgTGTGAATAGGGATCGATGTTTTAAAGTATGGATTTGACTTCTGAGAGGTACGTCCAGAGACATTACAGATACATTCCTGTCCCGTTGTTTTGAACCTGGGCTGTGTTTCTGTTCTCTAGGGCCATGGACCTCCCACTTCTGCTGGCGATCTGCAGCTTTGGAGCCTCAGCTCTGGGTGAGTCACTGCCTGTTACAAATGTTAGAGAACTAGTGGAAATAAGAGAGATctgttagagcattttacagcaaccGGGAACCCCTTGAATtacataaaacacttatttttagtGGCAGCCCTTGTGATTCTCCAGTACTGTAAAACGctccaacattttttttaaagaaaaaggacAGTCCCCTAAAAAATTAAATGCTATTACATACAGGTTATGCCATCTCTTATGGTAAAAGTACAGTGGGAATCTGATTTTATGTAACTTGCATTTGAGACACAGCACATCAGATAGATTGACATTGGGATTGTGGCAGCCGCTCTTGTATCCCAGGCTGCTGTGTCTGGAAAGTTATTCCTCCATTTCTACCCCTGAGCTTCCCTGAAGAAATCAGAGGCTGATTGAAGAATCTTCAATAATTCAGAATCTTCAACAATTCAGACTCTTCAACAATTCCACCAGAACACTGTAGAGACAGATTCTGAACCAGTGCAGcactaatgtgttttttaaacccagAGCAGACACGTTACAGTTAACTTAATATATGTTAGTGCAATGGGCCTCAGTCCTAAACCAATCCATACATCAACTAAACAATCTGACTTCCTTAACATCTACAAGTATACACTCTAAATATATGTACTTGAGTTCATGTGAAGATGGGACGGTGATtaatacacagtttttttttcttactcagTTAGCAGTGCTGCAGACCTGGAAGGAGGTAAGATAAAGGTTTCTGTGCATTTAATGAAACCACACATTATCTAGCTCCTGTAAAGAATTCCCTTGTATTTTCTACAGGCATCTCTTTTATTTACTGATATGTTTTCCCGTGATATGTTGTACCCTTGAAGAGTGTTCAGAAATTGTCCCACAATGTTTATGTGTACcattaagaaaaatgaaatgaacctCTAAATAATTCAAAGGTATTTTAAcgcatgttgttgttgtttgtttttctctcttcaGACCAGTCATTGAAGGAAGATGACCCTTTTTATTATAGTGAGTTAAGCACACATATTCAAAGTATAAGAAACCTGCTGattaatgttacgttaacatatttaattacatgctgctttgtagtttgcccatatccttaacaaaaaaaaaaaaacagtcaaaattagaacaatttgacatttcaaaatctaacatgaaatgctactagtattatggcttccgatagacttttgcaattttgtagtttctttcattacatgatgttaaataaaaaaatctaaatgatgttcatatagttgttttttaaattatgtctcaatcctaaaattctaggtggtgcaaaactttttgccagagCTGTGTTTTAGAATATTAACTGTCCACAGTTATTGATTTTGCATCACTAGAAGTATAAAGATGTAAGAGGAAGTCAGGAAGTATAATAATGAGTAACAATAATGATCTGCTGTGTTTCAGATTACAAGACCCTATGGATTGGGGGGCTGGTCTTCGCTGTGGTCTTGTTCCTAATGGGAATCATCCTCATCCTCAGTAAGTGAACTGACCCCTGAAAGAGGATCTGGATACAATCTAAATGAATGTGCTGCCATAGCCATTATATAGCAAAGCTATGGAGGCTCCATGAACTTTAATTTAATTCAGGGGACTGAATGACACataattccaatgttattatgcataattacaatgtacttcatgtggaAATAAACTCAAGATCATTGAGCTCTGGAGGGATAATGAGTGCTCTAATCTCATTGGCTGGGAGGTTTACAATGCACTTCAATGGTAATAAGCTACAAACTGTAGCAGGAATGCACGCTGGATCTTAAAGCTTTGTAAGCACACCTTTCATTCTGAACAGATTCTCTGTGTTTTCATTGCAGGCAGAAAGTGTCGTTGCAAGTTCAACCAGCAGCAGCCGTAAGTGACTTCCCTCAGGTTCCTAATCGTCTTTCTTTAACATCCTGTCAGAATATCAGCATtgtcagtttaataaataaatatgcatgtacTTAGTGTTACTATATTGTCTGTTCAACCTTAAACATTTCAACTCCCCCCCAGCAGTGCCCTTGGTACCAAGGTCTATTTAATGAAAGttgaataacattttattttcatctcaTTTTTAGAACTGGTGAACCTGACGAAGAGGTGGGCAGTCTGAGAGCATCGATCAGACGTGAGTGTCGTGAGTAAAGCATATATTGTAAACAGGAGTGTCTGATAGAGATGCTTTATTGCTACAGGCTTGTGTCATTGGTACAGTGATATTGTAAAGAGATGCTTTATTACTACAGGCTTGTCCCCTGTCCTCTCAAACAAGACACATGGTTTGCTTCCTGGGAGCTGGGAGAGCTTACACATATAAActataacctcctgctgctggaAGTGGTCGCGGGAACTTGTCTATTAGTCTCATACTTGGCCTTGGACACAGACCCTGTCTAACACTAACATtgaactgtatatattttaccCAGAGTAACACTAGGCAGTCCAACATTAGTGTGAAAACAGATGGTGGTGGCTTGTGTTAAGACTGACTTTGCATGATGTTAACGGACTTTATTATGGTCTCTTTTAAATGCTTGTTCTTCCAACCTTGCCTCCCTTGTCATTGATAGGAATGTCTTCTAGGAGGCAGTAAATACTGGACAGGTCTCAGGTGAGTCAAATAGGCTGCATGGTCATTGCTGTGAGTCATATCCTGTGTTGCCACCCTCCTAAATCCTTCATGCAGACTTTAAGGAGGAGAGAGACTGAGTTAGATTATTATCTTAAAAACTGCTTGTCCTATTCTGATTCCACTCACTGTGGACTTAACTGGGAATTACTGATCCCTGAAGTGTGCAAAGGAGCTACTCAGAATTACCCGACTGCCTTTTGTGCTTTGTCGTGCTACCTGTATCATCCAGCAGGGGGCAGTGGTGCTTCACAATTTGACAATCTGAACGACAGAGTGGTCATACAGTTCACCTGCTCTGTTCCTAGCATGCTGCTTCTAGTTATGCTTTAGCCTGACCTCCCGTCTCTCTTTTGTGTTTCAGAAGGAGTCCCTGAGATTTAAGATGTCCCAAACAGTACACTACCTATACAGGGTGCCAGGGACAGAAGACTGCACTCAAGCAGATAGTAAATAATTGTGCTCAGCAGCCTGAATATCGACCTAACCAGCTTCAAAACTTTTTATGTGGTGCTTAAGaatgtaaaaaaaggaaatatttttgtttgtttttgttttaatatagcgTTCCTGCAGTGACAGGCAATAAAGTTTTCAATCACGTCTATacctgttatttattaatttgttgatttattgatttatatgtATCAATTACTTCATACAGAGTAAGGGGCTCATGATGCTTATGGATTTTGAACGCAGGATTCCCAAACCAAATCGGAATTGTTTGATTGTCCTTCAATACTGGTTAACAAGGCATATCAGCTTGGTATTACTGGAGTTTTAGCGCTGCCAAAGCTTTTACAATGTTACAGATTTGTTTGCTCTGCAAATCCACCCCTGGCACTCATTCTGTAATATTCAGAAGCTGCATCTGTCTGCTGTAAATCAGTACTGTCTGTCACTTGGACCGGGCTTAACtgagtcccgcacaaaagattaattctcaaactgaacgcagttcgaattcaaggaaacacatgtacatggattagggcatggttaacatgtagaaaacagaaagtactgattagaggaaaaacctcagaatggagtgtggtaccacagggatcaatattaggtcctctgctattcctaatctacattaatgatttagattctggtatagtaagcaaacttgttaaatttgcagacgacacaaaagtaggagtggcaaacactgttgtagcagcaaaggtcattcaaaatgatctagacaagattcagaactggacagacacatggcaaatgacatttaatagagaaaagtgtactgcacgcaggaaataaaaatgtacattataaatatcatatgggagatactgaaattggagaaggaatctatgaaaaagacctaggagtttttgttgactcagaaatgtcttcatctagacaatgtggggaagctataaaaaaggctaacaagatgctcggatacattgtgaaaaatgttgaatttaaatcaagggaagtaatgttaaaactgtacaatgcactagtaagacctcatcttgaatattgtgtgcagttatggtcacctcgctataaaaaagatattgctgctctagaaagagtgcaaagaagagcgaccagaattattccgggtttaaaaggcatgtcatatgcagacaggctaaaataattgaatctgttcagtcttgaataaagaagactacatggcgacctaattcaagcattcaaaattctaaaaggtattgacagtgtcgacccaagggactttttcagcctgaataaagaaacaaggactaggggtcacaaatggagattagacaaaggggcattcagaacagaaaataggaggcatttttttacacagagaattgtaagggtctggaatcaactcctcagtaatgttgttgaagctgacaccctgggatccttctagaagctgcttgatgagattttgggatcaataagctactaacaaccaaatgagcaagatgggctgaatggcctcctctcgtttgtagactttcttatgttcttatgagtgacTGGCCTCATGCCAACACGCTTTTAAAGTAAGCTGGTGTCGTACATTGTTCCATGTAAAGTACGTTGTGTGTTAGAATAGGAGGATTGTGATGTTGTAATCTTTTATCCCAGTAGTGTAGTAACGACTAGCCAGTAGACAGACTGACACGCAGACAGACAGCGTCTTCTCCAGACCTACCCGTCACTTTTCACGCAttgcataatttattttcaaaatcacactaacataaaatatgaattaattatGACCAGTCCTATACACAGTGTGCTGCGCTGTGCTATAGTGAAGAAACGGGAGAGCCATCCTCCGCGCTTCCAATGCAGGTGGCTTTGTTCAAACCATGCCATAAATTATTAAACTGAACTAACTAAACTCCTGATCAGGCCATTCAAGCATTTAATCATACCACTGTTAATCCTCCAGAGCTAGAGATACAGTGTGTGCCCCCTGGTCAAAATCTAGCCAGTCTATACAGCTACCGTGCTGTATCTCGTTTACTGCAAAATAAATCGgggtttttccatttttataaggCTTTAACTGCAGTGCACGCAGTGCTGCGCCGCGTCGCTTTGTCTTCAACCCCGCCTCGTGCCGCAAGACCCCAGCACTGCAAAGTATTGTCTAGGCTTTCCAGGATTTGTAGCAAAGCGAGGATTCCCCTTGCTAGCAGAAAGCTAGCTGGTTTCTCATCAATTCTACCCGGTGTGATGTGTCCCGCCGCAGCAgctcaaaaacacattttgacaggatttaaATAATGGATTTGAAGGGGAGGGGCTGCCGAGGTGGTGATTGGCCAGTAGGGGCTCCCCACGGCCCATGCTTCGTAAACTGcagattctcttttttttttttatctaaagaaAATCTAGCTCACAAGATTTCTCCATCTCTGCAGCGCGCTAGAGAAGACTGAAGAGCGAAAACTAGAAACTCCCTTCGTACCGCAGCCATGGCGACAACTGGAGGtaagcagctgaaaaaaaataaataaaataaaaatcttttttaaTAGATGTGTTTCACcgaaaaataattaatatatctatttatgCGTTCCTTATTTCTTAAATGAATAAATTC containing:
- the LOC121304269 gene encoding phospholemman-like, whose protein sequence is MDLPLLLAICSFGASALVSSAADLEGDQSLKEDDPFYYNYKTLWIGGLVFAVVLFLMGIILILSRKCRCKFNQQQPTGEPDEEVGSLRASIRRMSSRRQ